One region of Lactobacillus johnsonii genomic DNA includes:
- a CDS encoding MFS transporter — MKSKSISFKIAVLFLTFTAVFTLFRSSMSGIFSLFYAKNGIPNANISSIKSFQNIGIMLGLLPAGYLADRIGRLKVLSLSSIVIASSFLILILFRNFLFFSLAELLYGIGLAFNSGTLIAYITDLQEQNHLSPNSKLMGMQVIILNLATLIGGNIGTGLFAITDTAPVWFALIGLGLYPAFIFFMIQFLSFSDNKASHKRKNNSIKNIANFFKKRNFWILLLLNVGYDCGTQFILIYWSIIYVEKLGFNLSLVYTLFMCALILGSLIFNRISTFASSRSITILNTVCMILVFVLSGIIENKYLLLTLFLLIELLIGMMSGQISATSNEAIYGESNKSTMLSTVSFIAEILVSLSLFVSNAIMKLAGNLKVMFFVSAAYFSIVLLIIPLIKQKKELSAK; from the coding sequence ATGAAATCAAAAAGTATAAGCTTTAAAATTGCAGTTTTATTTTTAACTTTTACGGCAGTGTTTACACTATTCCGATCATCAATGTCAGGAATATTTTCATTATTCTATGCTAAAAATGGTATCCCGAATGCTAATATTAGTTCAATAAAATCCTTTCAAAATATTGGTATCATGCTGGGGTTGCTACCAGCTGGATATTTAGCAGATAGAATTGGAAGGCTAAAAGTTCTATCTTTATCTTCAATAGTTATTGCGAGTAGTTTTTTAATCCTAATTCTGTTTAGAAACTTTTTATTCTTTTCTTTAGCAGAACTCTTATATGGAATTGGACTTGCATTTAATTCTGGGACACTCATTGCCTATATAACTGACTTGCAAGAGCAAAATCATCTTTCTCCGAATAGCAAATTAATGGGGATGCAAGTTATCATCCTAAATTTAGCCACCTTAATAGGTGGAAATATTGGCACCGGGCTCTTTGCAATTACAGATACTGCACCAGTTTGGTTTGCATTGATTGGCTTAGGATTATATCCTGCGTTTATTTTTTTCATGATACAGTTTTTATCTTTTTCGGATAATAAGGCATCACATAAGCGGAAAAATAATAGTATTAAAAATATCGCTAATTTCTTTAAAAAAAGAAATTTCTGGATATTGTTGTTGCTGAATGTTGGATATGATTGTGGGACGCAGTTTATTCTAATATATTGGTCGATTATCTACGTTGAAAAATTAGGCTTTAACTTATCTCTTGTCTATACCTTATTTATGTGTGCACTTATTTTAGGGTCGCTTATATTTAATAGGATATCAACATTTGCTAGTTCAAGAAGTATTACGATATTAAATACAGTGTGCATGATTTTGGTGTTTGTTCTGAGTGGAATTATAGAAAATAAATATTTGTTGTTGACACTTTTTCTATTAATTGAATTACTAATTGGGATGATGTCAGGACAGATTTCTGCTACTAGTAATGAAGCAATTTATGGAGAAAGCAACAAATCTACTATGCTTTCGACAGTTTCATTTATTGCTGAAATTTTAGTCAGTCTTTCTCTATTTGTAAGTAACGCAATTATGAAGTTGGCTGGGAATTTAAAAGTAATGTTTTTTGTATCAGCAGCTTACTTTAGCATTGTTTTATTAATAATTCCGTTGATAAAGCAGAAGAAAGAGTTAAGTGCAAAATAA
- a CDS encoding type II toxin-antitoxin system YafQ family toxin, whose product MKNIRIYISPTYKKELKKLKRKNYPVELISICLKAILENDTSKLRKMKHHQLKGKWKGYNEFHPSRIGNFNNSTYDQWIVVYSLNHNELILTLVTTGDHKILDKHAPSKI is encoded by the coding sequence ATGAAAAATATTAGAATTTATATATCTCCGACCTATAAAAAAGAATTAAAGAAATTAAAGAGAAAAAATTATCCAGTTGAATTAATTAGTATCTGCCTAAAGGCTATTTTAGAAAATGACACCTCAAAGTTAAGGAAAATGAAGCACCATCAACTAAAGGGAAAATGGAAAGGTTATAACGAATTTCATCCTTCTCGCATTGGTAACTTTAACAATTCTACCTATGACCAATGGATTGTTGTATATTCGTTAAATCATAATGAATTAATTTTAACTTTGGTTACAACAGGAGATCATAAAATTTTAGATAAACATGCTCCATCCAAAATTTAA
- a CDS encoding RelB gives MDNMVTRNSTASTRVSKNVKEKAIRNLAKRGITLSEFLRFAVGKAADDDIELINFLDSPEALKAKKEVETGNIEKIGTLDDLDNWMDRL, from the coding sequence ATGGATAATATGGTTACTCGTAATAGCACTGCTTCAACTCGTGTTTCTAAAAATGTAAAAGAAAAAGCAATAAGAAATTTAGCAAAACGAGGAATTACTCTTTCTGAATTTTTAAGATTTGCTGTTGGAAAAGCAGCAGATGATGATATAGAACTCATTAATTTTCTAGATTCACCTGAAGCTTTAAAAGCAAAAAAAGAAGTAGAAACTGGAAATATTGAAAAAATTGGCACTTTAGACGATCTAGATAATTGGATGGATCGTTTATGA
- a CDS encoding phosphotransferase, with protein sequence MSTIINQLNRRLKSDLHEINHESLNSTFVGYSNLYRQSIFVKQFAKEQGYYTEKMVTNQLNDRVLGGFLLNNTFVLVLKDCSPKDIGEKIDSNLVFEMGQVLGEYHLKVKPFIRIKLVNGQFDDYVAEIDSFKESSYKRRLKKLTSKFLPYENKIKFELSQHSKFVLHGDVGIRNYKYVDSKLALIDFEKARLGPVYQDFIKLFYQDFDLNEELIQSFLAGYSSKNPNYHLSDLTKQYLIFTTAVGIFNYTEKIEDLAFRHIGETMLDTIEKK encoded by the coding sequence ATGTCAACAATCATTAATCAATTAAATAGGCGGTTGAAATCTGACTTGCACGAAATTAATCATGAATCACTTAACAGCACTTTTGTTGGCTATAGTAATTTATATCGGCAATCGATTTTTGTAAAACAATTTGCAAAAGAGCAAGGTTATTACACTGAAAAGATGGTTACAAATCAGTTAAATGATCGAGTTTTAGGCGGTTTTTTGCTTAATAATACGTTTGTTTTAGTGTTAAAAGATTGCTCACCAAAAGATATAGGAGAAAAGATTGATTCGAATCTAGTTTTTGAGATGGGACAAGTATTAGGAGAATATCATTTAAAGGTGAAACCATTTATAAGAATTAAGCTTGTTAATGGACAGTTTGATGATTACGTAGCTGAAATAGATTCTTTTAAAGAAAGTTCATACAAAAGAAGATTGAAGAAACTTACTAGTAAATTTCTACCTTATGAAAATAAAATTAAGTTTGAATTATCTCAACATTCAAAATTTGTCTTGCATGGTGATGTGGGCATCAGAAACTATAAATATGTTGATAGTAAGCTAGCACTTATTGACTTTGAAAAAGCACGTTTAGGGCCAGTATATCAAGATTTTATAAAATTGTTTTACCAAGATTTTGATTTGAATGAAGAATTGATTCAATCATTTCTGGCGGGATATTCAAGTAAGAATCCTAATTATCACTTATCTGACTTAACAAAACAATATTTGATTTTTACTACTGCAGTGGGCATTTTTAACTATACTGAAAAAATTGAGGATCTGGCTTTCAGACATATTGGAGAGACAATGTTAGACACGATTGAGAAGAAATAG
- a CDS encoding NUDIX hydrolase: MEQDYIKNLRKKVGHEPLILNFAGGVLVNDQDEILLQKRSDFKSWGLPGGAMEFGESAQETCVREFLEETGLKVKVKSLLGISTDFIQHYPNGDVAQAVVIEFLVELVGKMNKKPDLETLELKYFSTDNLPDIFNKQHLNFIEHYYKRDYPFFE, encoded by the coding sequence ATGGAACAAGATTACATTAAAAACTTGCGTAAAAAGGTAGGCCACGAACCACTAATTTTAAATTTTGCTGGTGGAGTTTTAGTCAACGATCAAGATGAAATTTTGTTGCAGAAAAGGTCGGATTTTAAGTCATGGGGTCTGCCAGGAGGAGCAATGGAATTTGGAGAATCTGCTCAAGAGACATGTGTGCGTGAATTTTTAGAAGAAACAGGATTGAAAGTGAAAGTTAAATCTTTGCTAGGAATTTCGACAGATTTTATCCAGCATTATCCTAATGGGGATGTAGCCCAAGCTGTCGTAATTGAATTCTTGGTAGAGCTAGTAGGCAAAATGAATAAGAAACCAGATTTAGAAACATTAGAGTTGAAATATTTTTCGACAGATAATTTGCCGGATATTTTTAATAAGCAGCACTTAAATTTTATTGAGCATTACTATAAACGAGATTATCCATTTTTTGAATAG
- a CDS encoding nucleoside phosphorylase, which translates to MKEERCILQIDKDPEAVIEPDYEKQPFKFHSKLLFAFVPKEDIDNFLEQVPHKVLGSYDTISFQPDIYEIESNGEYFTLCQAPLGAPAATQLLDWLIAYGVKKVLAFGNAGTLVDLPENEMFIPIKAIRDEGTSFHYLEDSLTVDLNTEFLSQVKKAITDLDYQYEQVTTWTTDAFFRETSKKVRQFRELGASVVEMECSALAACAQFRKVEFAQILFTADTLANEEDYDPRDGGTDSHRRGLEICFEILQKL; encoded by the coding sequence ATGAAAGAAGAGCGATGTATTTTACAAATAGATAAAGATCCAGAAGCCGTTATTGAACCCGATTATGAAAAACAACCGTTTAAATTTCATTCTAAATTATTATTTGCATTTGTCCCTAAAGAAGATATTGATAATTTTTTAGAACAAGTTCCCCATAAAGTGTTAGGTTCATATGATACAATTTCCTTTCAACCAGATATTTATGAAATTGAAAGTAATGGAGAATACTTTACTTTATGTCAAGCTCCTTTAGGAGCACCAGCAGCCACACAATTACTCGATTGGTTAATTGCATATGGTGTCAAAAAAGTTTTAGCATTTGGAAATGCTGGTACGCTTGTAGATTTACCAGAAAATGAAATGTTTATTCCGATTAAGGCAATTAGAGATGAAGGAACTTCTTTCCATTATTTAGAAGATAGTTTAACAGTCGACTTGAACACCGAATTTTTAAGTCAGGTAAAAAAGGCAATAACTGATCTAGACTATCAATACGAGCAAGTGACGACATGGACAACAGATGCCTTTTTCAGAGAAACATCGAAAAAAGTAAGGCAATTCCGTGAGTTAGGGGCATCTGTAGTAGAGATGGAGTGTTCAGCACTAGCAGCATGTGCACAATTTAGAAAAGTTGAATTTGCGCAAATTTTATTTACAGCTGATACTTTAGCTAATGAAGAGGACTATGATCCACGGGATGGTGGAACCGATTCACATCGGCGTGGATTAGAAATTTGCTTTGAGATATTACAAAAATTGTAG
- a CDS encoding nucleoside phosphorylase has translation MKEETGQPFILDFDGNHHAVLEPDFEDLPFHFHPKLLYAFVPKEEIDSFLDRHPHRTLGSFRTISFRPKIYEVKIENEYFTLCQAPLGAPAATKLLDWLINYGVKQILAVGNAGALNDLPENTMLVPTKAIRGEGTSFYYLKPSQFVELEPAYLSQVERAISELGYKYNEIITWTTDGFFRETPKKVAQFRQLGADTVEMECAALAACAQFRKVDFAQILFTGDSLAKMENYDRRGWGRKSYGIGLEVGSQVLSKLNNFK, from the coding sequence ATGAAAGAAGAGACAGGACAACCATTTATTCTAGATTTTGATGGGAATCATCATGCCGTGCTTGAACCAGATTTTGAAGACTTACCATTTCACTTTCATCCGAAGTTACTTTACGCCTTTGTTCCTAAAGAAGAAATTGATTCTTTTTTAGATCGACATCCTCATCGCACTCTAGGAAGTTTCCGCACTATTTCGTTTAGACCTAAAATTTATGAGGTCAAAATTGAAAACGAATATTTCACTTTATGCCAAGCTCCATTAGGAGCGCCTGCGGCCACAAAGTTACTTGATTGGTTAATTAACTATGGAGTTAAACAAATTTTAGCGGTTGGAAATGCTGGTGCATTAAATGATTTGCCCGAAAATACAATGCTTGTACCTACAAAAGCAATTCGAGGAGAGGGAACTTCATTTTATTACTTAAAACCTAGTCAGTTTGTAGAACTAGAACCTGCATACTTGTCTCAAGTTGAAAGAGCAATTTCAGAATTAGGCTATAAATACAATGAAATCATCACCTGGACGACAGATGGTTTCTTCAGAGAAACGCCAAAGAAAGTTGCTCAATTTCGTCAATTAGGAGCCGATACTGTCGAAATGGAGTGTGCGGCTTTAGCAGCATGTGCGCAATTTAGAAAAGTAGATTTTGCTCAAATTTTGTTTACTGGAGATTCATTAGCAAAAATGGAAAACTACGACCGTCGTGGTTGGGGACGTAAGTCATATGGAATTGGATTAGAAGTGGGTAGTCAAGTGTTAAGTAAATTGAACAATTTTAAATAG
- a CDS encoding nucleoside phosphorylase, with protein sequence MKEQPFILDFDPNHHAVIEPDHDQEPFHFHSRLLYAFVPKNEIDAFLDQHLHRTIGEFESVSFSPKIYEVELNGKYFTLCQAPLGGPASVQLLDWLISYGVNQVLTVGNAGALTDLPENEMLLVKRAIRDEGTSFHYMEPGQFIDLNQNFLKQVEDALATLNLKYDEITTWTTDGFFRETPKKVAHFRQLGAATVEMECASLAACAQFRKVYFAQILFTADTLADIENYDERDWGYESHSAGLEIGSKVLTKLGKDE encoded by the coding sequence ATGAAAGAACAACCATTTATTTTAGATTTTGATCCAAATCATCATGCGGTAATTGAACCAGATCATGATCAAGAACCATTTCATTTTCACTCACGCTTGCTTTATGCCTTTGTTCCTAAGAATGAAATTGATGCATTTTTAGATCAGCATCTTCACCGCACTATAGGTGAATTTGAGTCAGTTTCTTTTAGTCCAAAGATTTATGAAGTTGAATTAAATGGTAAATACTTTACTTTATGTCAAGCACCGCTTGGAGGACCTGCTTCTGTCCAATTACTTGATTGGTTGATTAGTTATGGCGTGAACCAAGTTTTAACTGTTGGTAATGCGGGCGCGTTAACTGATTTACCAGAAAATGAGATGTTACTAGTCAAACGTGCAATTCGTGATGAAGGAACATCTTTTCATTATATGGAGCCAGGTCAATTTATCGATTTGAATCAGAATTTCTTAAAGCAGGTAGAAGATGCCTTAGCTACTTTAAATCTTAAGTATGATGAAATTACTACTTGGACAACTGATGGCTTCTTCAGAGAAACGCCCAAGAAAGTTGCACATTTTCGTCAGTTAGGTGCAGCAACTGTTGAAATGGAATGTGCATCTTTAGCAGCTTGTGCGCAATTCAGAAAAGTGTATTTCGCTCAAATTTTATTTACTGCTGATACATTGGCTGATATAGAAAACTATGATGAACGTGACTGGGGGTATGAATCTCACAGTGCGGGGCTAGAGATTGGATCTAAAGTTTTAACGAAATTAGGTAAAGATGAATAA
- a CDS encoding ASCH domain-containing protein: MNKQLKQFWQDFCQSHNLECDTPVEAWAFGATAEDADELAELVNRGIKTATTSAYELYDKNEKIPQVDEWSIVLNSKEEPVCVIQDKVVEIIPYDLISKEHAYHEGEGDRSYEYWRRAHDDFFDWEYREAGKAFYPQAPMVCEVFEKVE, translated from the coding sequence ATGAATAAACAATTGAAACAATTTTGGCAAGATTTTTGTCAAAGCCATAACTTAGAATGTGATACTCCGGTAGAAGCATGGGCTTTTGGAGCAACTGCTGAAGATGCAGACGAATTGGCTGAGTTGGTAAATCGAGGCATAAAAACTGCTACTACATCTGCCTATGAACTTTATGATAAAAATGAAAAAATACCTCAAGTAGATGAGTGGAGTATTGTTTTGAATAGTAAAGAAGAACCTGTTTGTGTTATTCAAGATAAGGTAGTGGAAATTATACCTTATGATTTAATTTCTAAAGAACACGCCTACCATGAAGGTGAGGGTGATCGAAGTTATGAATATTGGCGTCGAGCCCATGATGATTTTTTTGATTGGGAATATCGAGAAGCAGGTAAAGCGTTTTATCCTCAGGCACCAATGGTATGTGAAGTTTTTGAAAAGGTAGAATAA
- a CDS encoding histidine phosphatase family protein codes for MKLLIVRHGESKADILKVCEGWADFSLTERGNKQALKTGKWIVDHYNIDKIYTSTLKRARETAHYLEELTGLSAIGRDNLKEFNNGLRAGLPYEEAYQKYPAVEVPIHKALYKQESKLEFRMRVESVLSEILSQNLSDNTIVIVTHGGTITQLYHALLKLPIDAKIKFGTGDACLHEWTIENKDYRIDHSNYCPYLKK; via the coding sequence ATGAAATTACTAATTGTTAGACATGGTGAAAGTAAAGCAGATATTTTAAAAGTATGTGAAGGATGGGCTGATTTCAGTTTAACTGAACGTGGAAATAAGCAAGCTTTAAAAACTGGTAAATGGATTGTTGATCACTATAATATAGATAAAATTTACACTAGTACATTAAAAAGAGCTCGTGAAACTGCACATTATCTTGAAGAATTAACTGGCCTTTCAGCTATTGGAAGGGATAATTTGAAAGAATTCAATAATGGTCTCCGGGCTGGCTTACCATATGAGGAAGCCTATCAAAAATATCCTGCGGTTGAAGTTCCTATCCACAAAGCATTGTACAAGCAAGAAAGTAAACTCGAATTTAGAATGCGAGTAGAGAGTGTTTTATCAGAGATATTAAGTCAAAATTTATCAGATAATACCATTGTAATTGTTACTCATGGTGGAACAATTACCCAACTATATCATGCATTATTAAAGTTACCAATAGATGCAAAGATTAAATTTGGGACTGGGGATGCATGTTTGCATGAGTGGACAATTGAAAATAAAGATTACCGAATAGATCATTCTAATTATTGTCCCTATCTCAAAAAATAA
- a CDS encoding bifunctional methylenetetrahydrofolate dehydrogenase/methenyltetrahydrofolate cyclohydrolase has product MTNIINGRQIAKQLNQETKTRVDKLKEEGIIPGIAVILVGDNPASVIYTRNKQRTAEKLGMKSILKKFPKDVSQAEVLQAIHHYNDDPTIHAILIQLPLPKHLNQTELIEAISPEKDVDGFDSKNVGKLYNNEDGHYPVSCTARGIMTLLHSYLDRIEGKNVTIIGRSILVSRPLQSLLINENATVTMVSLHTYDIDYYTKHADILVVAAGKANLIKKDQVKPGATVIDVGINRMANHHLVGDVDFNSVKEVAENITPVPGGVGPMTIATLMQQTVDLAEWNK; this is encoded by the coding sequence GTGACAAATATTATTAATGGACGTCAAATTGCCAAACAACTTAATCAAGAAACCAAAACCAGAGTTGATAAATTAAAAGAAGAAGGGATAATTCCAGGAATTGCGGTTATTCTTGTAGGAGATAATCCGGCTAGTGTAATTTATACGCGTAATAAACAGAGAACTGCCGAAAAGTTGGGAATGAAATCTATCTTGAAAAAATTTCCAAAAGATGTCAGTCAAGCTGAAGTTTTACAAGCAATTCATCACTACAATGACGATCCAACTATTCATGCAATTTTAATTCAGCTTCCTTTACCTAAGCATCTCAATCAAACCGAACTAATTGAAGCAATTTCTCCTGAAAAAGATGTTGACGGTTTTGATTCAAAAAATGTTGGTAAACTTTATAACAATGAGGATGGACACTATCCTGTTTCTTGTACCGCGCGCGGAATTATGACTTTGCTTCATTCTTATTTAGATAGAATTGAAGGAAAAAACGTAACAATCATTGGACGCAGCATTTTAGTAAGTCGTCCTCTGCAATCGCTTCTCATCAATGAAAATGCGACAGTAACAATGGTAAGCTTACATACATATGATATCGATTATTACACTAAACATGCTGATATTTTAGTTGTGGCTGCTGGCAAAGCTAATTTGATTAAAAAAGATCAGGTTAAACCAGGTGCAACTGTGATTGATGTAGGAATTAATCGGATGGCAAATCATCACTTAGTCGGGGATGTCGATTTTAATAGTGTCAAAGAAGTAGCTGAAAATATTACCCCAGTTCCTGGTGGAGTAGGTCCAATGACTATCGCAACTTTAATGCAGCAAACCGTAGATTTAGCTGAATGGAATAAATAG
- the rbsD gene encoding D-ribose pyranase: MKKTGVMNSNISRVIADMGHMDWLGVGDAGTPVPAETEKIDLSVRPGLPSFIDVLEEVLKELEVQKMYVAEEIKTENPKQLEALKKAVPNVKIEFIPHLELKKDLKSSKAFIRTGEETPYSNVILESGVVF, translated from the coding sequence ATGAAAAAAACTGGTGTAATGAATTCTAATATTTCAAGGGTAATTGCTGACATGGGTCACATGGATTGGTTAGGAGTTGGAGATGCTGGCACTCCAGTTCCGGCTGAAACTGAAAAGATTGACTTGTCTGTGCGTCCAGGATTGCCATCATTTATTGATGTTTTAGAAGAAGTCTTGAAAGAGTTAGAAGTTCAAAAGATGTATGTTGCCGAAGAAATTAAAACTGAAAATCCGAAGCAATTAGAAGCTCTTAAAAAGGCAGTTCCAAATGTCAAGATTGAATTTATTCCACATTTAGAATTAAAGAAGGATTTAAAGTCTTCTAAAGCATTTATTAGAACTGGTGAAGAAACTCCATACTCTAATGTGATTTTGGAAAGTGGAGTAGTTTTTTAA
- the rbsU gene encoding ribose/proton symporter RbsU: protein MNGIALLIGLGPLLGWGLFPTIASKIGGKPVNQIIGTTFGTFIFALIYSLVQGIALPSGAALIWSIISGIGWASAQILTFHSFTLVGSSRAMPITTAFQLLGTSLWGVFALGDWPSTSDKLVGFLALALIILGAWMTTWSEHKTDENSAKLRKAVIILLIGEIGYWAYSAAPQAAKIDGSKAFLPQAIGMCLVAICYAVYLKVKEPSQRSALAQGVSYKQIISGFFFAFAALTYLISAQPNMNGLATGFILSQTSVVLATLTGIWFLHERKTKKEMVVTLIGLAIIIGAATMTVMV from the coding sequence ATGAATGGAATAGCTTTATTAATTGGATTGGGGCCTTTACTTGGCTGGGGTTTATTTCCGACAATTGCTTCAAAAATTGGCGGTAAGCCAGTAAATCAAATTATTGGTACTACCTTTGGTACCTTTATCTTTGCTTTAATCTATAGTTTGGTTCAAGGGATAGCGTTACCTAGCGGTGCTGCCTTAATCTGGTCAATTATCTCTGGAATAGGCTGGGCTAGTGCTCAGATTCTTACTTTTCATTCTTTTACTTTGGTTGGATCCTCACGCGCAATGCCCATTACAACTGCCTTTCAGTTGTTAGGTACTTCTTTATGGGGAGTATTTGCTTTAGGGGATTGGCCAAGTACGAGTGATAAGTTAGTAGGTTTTCTTGCATTAGCTCTGATCATTTTAGGTGCTTGGATGACAACCTGGAGCGAACACAAAACTGATGAGAATAGTGCTAAGTTGAGAAAAGCAGTAATCATTTTATTAATTGGTGAAATTGGATATTGGGCATATTCTGCAGCACCTCAAGCTGCTAAAATTGATGGATCCAAAGCATTTTTACCACAAGCTATTGGAATGTGCTTAGTTGCTATTTGTTATGCAGTTTACTTAAAAGTTAAAGAACCAAGTCAAAGAAGCGCTTTAGCTCAAGGTGTTTCTTACAAACAAATTATATCTGGATTTTTCTTTGCATTTGCTGCATTGACATATTTAATTTCAGCTCAACCAAATATGAATGGTTTAGCAACTGGATTTATTTTGTCACAAACATCTGTAGTATTAGCAACTCTAACTGGAATCTGGTTCTTGCATGAAAGGAAGACTAAGAAAGAAATGGTAGTTACCTTAATTGGTTTAGCTATCATTATCGGAGCGGCTACAATGACAGTTATGGTATAA
- a CDS encoding aminoglycoside N(3)-acetyltransferase: MAQDLITTVTTKNDFKQAFNSAHLNASDTVIVHTSLSKFYYVPGGPETVILALKETISKGTIMMPSEVSTNCDPATWEYPPVRSDLIQTIRDNMPPYDPITSATEGLGITPEYFRTLTDVVRSTHPYLPIAIWGKNKVQIAQTQPLNLPYGINSPLDYLYKNNGKIVFLGTDYETCTALHYAESTINRPTETWSAAIGLDDQGKTTWTEYQNVDLDSYDDFNELGLAFEKKYPEHFNQVSLNNSFIKVIEMRPLVDFAKDWFKKKDNNR, translated from the coding sequence ATGGCGCAAGATTTGATTACTACAGTTACAACAAAAAATGATTTCAAACAGGCATTTAACAGTGCTCATCTTAATGCCTCCGACACAGTTATTGTCCACACATCATTAAGCAAGTTCTACTATGTTCCCGGTGGTCCTGAAACCGTCATTCTGGCACTTAAGGAGACAATAAGTAAAGGAACAATTATGATGCCTTCAGAAGTTTCGACAAATTGTGATCCAGCAACGTGGGAGTACCCTCCAGTTCGTTCTGATCTAATTCAAACGATTAGAGATAATATGCCACCCTATGATCCAATAACTTCAGCTACTGAGGGACTCGGAATAACACCTGAATATTTTAGAACTTTGACCGATGTAGTGAGAAGCACTCATCCTTATTTACCCATTGCAATTTGGGGTAAAAATAAAGTTCAAATAGCTCAAACACAACCATTAAATCTTCCATACGGCATTAATAGTCCCTTAGATTATCTCTATAAAAATAATGGTAAAATAGTTTTTCTAGGAACAGACTATGAAACTTGTACTGCTCTTCACTATGCCGAATCAACAATTAATCGTCCAACTGAAACCTGGTCAGCTGCTATTGGTCTTGATGACCAAGGTAAAACTACTTGGACTGAATATCAAAACGTTGATCTAGATTCTTATGACGATTTTAATGAGCTCGGATTAGCTTTCGAAAAGAAATATCCGGAGCACTTTAACCAGGTCAGCTTGAACAACAGTTTTATCAAGGTAATTGAAATGAGACCTTTAGTTGACTTTGCTAAAGACTGGTTTAAAAAGAAAGATAATAATAGATAA